From a single Phorcysia thermohydrogeniphila genomic region:
- a CDS encoding flagellar basal body P-ring protein FlgI — MNRFFLFLLTLLSPLIAIAAEVKIGTEVNIVGVRPNYLTGYGIVVGLDGTGDGTTSVFTLQSIANMLRKMGIYVDPKAVKTKNAAAVIVTAKLPPFAKAGMTFDVEVASLGDAKSLQGGVLIRTPLMGPDGKIYAFAQGPVSTGGGYSESNKGGKVKKNFATTGIIPGGGIVERDLPFELDNVKNLILTLKHPDFSLANAIAFAINKHCGIDVAKAKDSATVEVKYPPGVDKVSFISEVLNLTVETNPEPTIVIYERTGTVIMSGDIKIDPPVYVSHGNIYVSVTKTPVVSQPPPLSGGKTVTTEKVTTTVREEHGRIFAIESPSLRDLVKALNELGVSPGDLIAIIQAIKAAGKLHAKVIVM, encoded by the coding sequence TTGAATAGGTTCTTTTTATTCCTCTTAACTCTACTATCTCCTCTAATTGCTATCGCTGCGGAAGTAAAGATAGGGACTGAAGTTAACATTGTTGGCGTTAGGCCTAACTACCTTACAGGTTACGGTATAGTCGTTGGGCTTGACGGAACCGGTGACGGAACGACGAGCGTCTTTACCCTTCAGAGTATAGCGAATATGCTCAGGAAGATGGGAATCTACGTTGACCCTAAGGCTGTAAAGACGAAGAACGCCGCGGCTGTAATAGTTACGGCCAAGCTACCTCCTTTTGCTAAGGCTGGTATGACCTTTGACGTTGAGGTTGCCTCCTTAGGAGACGCTAAGAGCCTTCAGGGAGGTGTTTTAATAAGGACTCCCCTTATGGGGCCCGACGGGAAAATTTACGCCTTTGCTCAGGGGCCTGTCTCAACGGGCGGCGGTTACAGCGAGTCAAACAAGGGAGGTAAAGTAAAGAAGAACTTTGCTACTACAGGTATTATTCCCGGCGGAGGAATAGTTGAGAGAGACTTGCCTTTTGAGCTTGATAACGTCAAGAACCTTATTCTCACCTTGAAACATCCTGACTTTTCCTTGGCTAACGCTATAGCTTTTGCTATCAATAAACACTGTGGAATAGATGTTGCAAAGGCTAAGGACTCAGCAACTGTAGAAGTTAAGTACCCTCCCGGTGTTGATAAAGTCAGCTTCATATCGGAAGTTTTGAACCTTACCGTTGAGACGAATCCGGAGCCGACAATAGTTATCTACGAAAGGACGGGAACGGTTATTATGAGCGGAGACATAAAGATTGACCCGCCCGTCTACGTTTCCCACGGGAACATATACGTTTCTGTTACTAAAACTCCTGTCGTTTCGCAGCCTCCCCCTCTTTCTGGGGGTAAAACTGTAACTACGGAGAAAGTTACGACTACCGTTAGGGAGGAGCACGGGAGGATATTTGCCATAGAGTCCCCTTCTCTGCGGGATTTAGTGAAAGCTCTTAACGAGCTCGGCGTTTCTCCCGGAGATTTAATTGCCATAATACAGGCTATAAAGGCTGCGGGGAAACTTCACGCAAAAGTTATTGTCATGTGA
- a CDS encoding flagellar basal body L-ring protein FlgH: MQEKKTVSTFSSPPPEVKPQPPSPGSLFSGYENLFSDPKARNVGDVVTIKVYENLSGTGSVQSSSAKQSSFDINVNKPTVLGNKVPGSSKDPLLNFSTSPKVDFAGKGATARNARLIATISARVVKVYPNGDLYVVGEKVIRINDDVQVLRISGIVRPEDIAPDNSVPSSKVANMYVEYNGKGYMAENQRPGWLARFLMKIWPF; the protein is encoded by the coding sequence GTGCAGGAGAAGAAGACGGTATCTACTTTTTCATCCCCACCTCCAGAGGTAAAACCCCAGCCGCCTTCCCCCGGTTCTCTTTTTTCTGGCTATGAAAACCTTTTCTCTGACCCAAAGGCAAGGAACGTTGGCGATGTTGTCACTATAAAGGTCTATGAAAACCTTTCAGGTACGGGGAGCGTTCAGAGCTCCTCGGCAAAACAGTCCTCTTTTGATATAAACGTTAATAAGCCGACCGTTCTTGGAAACAAAGTCCCCGGAAGTTCAAAAGACCCGCTCCTTAACTTCTCTACGTCTCCCAAAGTTGACTTTGCTGGAAAAGGAGCGACCGCAAGGAACGCAAGGCTTATTGCAACAATTTCTGCACGGGTTGTTAAGGTTTACCCTAATGGAGACCTTTACGTTGTTGGAGAGAAAGTAATCAGGATAAACGACGATGTTCAGGTTTTAAGGATTTCCGGCATTGTAAGGCCTGAGGACATAGCTCCTGATAACTCCGTTCCGTCAAGTAAGGTTGCTAACATGTACGTTGAGTATAACGGAAAAGGTTATATGGCAGAAAACCAGAGACCCGGCTGGCTTGCAAGGTTCCTCATGAAGATTTGGCCGTTTTAG
- the flgA gene encoding flagellar basal body P-ring formation chaperone FlgA: MLLLFQVAFAAEVVLKNDVKVSGEKVFLKDVADIRGAPAEVQLLSDIFITSSPPPCRERTLSKKRVAERIVRFLEENGISFKEIRVTGPSLIRMTRPCVRLDRERVKAAVVEFFNKNYPDYVVLSVSAPSVAIPYEHFEERISLDSLGDRYARVKYEILVKGVPIRKFWIPVRIDKKVEVVVAARDIPKGKVISPSDLKKEKLPSLKVRRGALTFESVIGKVAKRDIRAGEVIKGRDLEPNFVVKKGKPVKLIYESGGIHVELLAVALENGAVGDIIKVKNVSTGKVLVCKVIGENTVKFLLK, translated from the coding sequence GTGCTTTTGCTTTTTCAAGTTGCCTTTGCAGCTGAGGTCGTTCTAAAGAATGATGTTAAGGTTTCAGGGGAGAAGGTTTTCCTTAAGGACGTAGCCGATATCAGGGGAGCTCCGGCCGAAGTTCAGCTCCTCTCAGATATCTTTATAACCTCCTCCCCACCTCCCTGCCGGGAAAGAACGCTGAGTAAAAAGCGGGTAGCCGAGCGTATCGTTCGCTTCTTAGAAGAAAACGGAATTTCCTTCAAGGAGATAAGAGTTACAGGCCCTTCTCTTATAAGGATGACTCGCCCTTGCGTGAGGCTTGATAGGGAAAGAGTAAAAGCGGCTGTTGTTGAGTTCTTCAACAAGAACTATCCTGACTACGTGGTCCTTTCTGTTTCTGCCCCTTCTGTTGCTATTCCCTACGAACACTTTGAAGAGAGGATATCTCTTGACTCCTTAGGGGATAGGTACGCCAGAGTGAAGTATGAAATCTTAGTAAAGGGCGTTCCGATTAGAAAGTTTTGGATTCCCGTAAGGATTGACAAAAAAGTGGAAGTTGTTGTTGCCGCTCGCGATATTCCTAAGGGAAAGGTTATTTCTCCTTCTGACCTTAAAAAAGAAAAACTTCCTTCTTTAAAGGTGAGGAGGGGAGCTCTTACTTTTGAAAGCGTTATCGGTAAGGTTGCTAAAAGGGACATAAGGGCTGGGGAGGTTATAAAGGGTAGGGACTTAGAGCCGAACTTCGTTGTTAAAAAGGGCAAACCGGTAAAGCTCATTTACGAGTCAGGGGGGATTCATGTAGAGCTCTTGGCCGTTGCTCTGGAAAACGGGGCGGTGGGGGATATAATAAAAGTGAAAAACGTTTCTACCGGAAAAGTTTTGGTATGCAAGGTTATCGGAGAAAACACAGTAAAGTTTTTACTAAAGTAG
- the flgG gene encoding flagellar basal-body rod protein FlgG, whose product MLRALWTSASGMEAQQTNLDVISHNIANVNTVGFKRSRANFEDLIYQDIRDPGVMSSEENRVPSGIQIGLGVKVSDVSKIFTQGSLIKTDKPLDIAIQGAGFFKIELPGGGEAYTRAGNFQLDNEGYIVTPEGYRLSPNIQISAPETVVSISISPNGKVYVVRNTGGQQVTEEAGTIKLYRFINPAGLKAIGGNLLVQTEASGEPIEGDPNTDGFGKLAQGFLEASNVNIVEEMVNLIVAQRAYEINSKGITTADEMLRTVASLKS is encoded by the coding sequence ATGCTTAGAGCTCTGTGGACGTCTGCTTCTGGAATGGAAGCTCAGCAGACCAACTTAGACGTTATCTCTCACAACATTGCCAACGTTAACACGGTTGGTTTTAAACGTTCAAGGGCAAACTTTGAGGACCTTATCTACCAAGACATAAGAGACCCCGGGGTTATGAGCTCTGAGGAGAACAGAGTGCCTTCGGGAATTCAGATAGGTCTTGGAGTGAAGGTTTCTGACGTTAGCAAGATATTCACTCAAGGTAGCCTTATAAAGACGGACAAGCCTCTGGACATTGCCATTCAGGGAGCTGGATTTTTCAAGATAGAGCTCCCCGGAGGTGGCGAGGCCTACACGAGAGCTGGAAACTTCCAGCTTGATAACGAAGGCTACATAGTAACCCCTGAAGGGTATAGACTTTCCCCGAACATCCAAATTTCTGCACCAGAAACGGTTGTAAGCATCTCAATAAGTCCCAACGGGAAGGTTTACGTAGTTAGGAATACCGGTGGCCAACAGGTTACGGAGGAGGCGGGGACTATAAAACTCTACCGATTTATAAACCCTGCAGGTCTTAAGGCTATCGGCGGTAACCTGCTCGTCCAGACTGAGGCTTCAGGAGAGCCGATAGAAGGAGACCCAAATACCGACGGCTTTGGAAAGTTGGCTCAAGGTTTCTTAGAAGCGTCAAACGTTAACATTGTGGAGGAGATGGTTAACCTTATTGTTGCCCAAAGGGCTTATGAGATTAACTCTAAAGGAATAACTACGGCGGATGAAATGCTTAGAACGGTTGCTTCCCTTAAGTCTTAA
- the flgF gene encoding flagellar basal-body rod protein FlgF, translating to MALTLQTLYVLAAGGERAIEQLDVTANNIANVNTPGFKRILEEEMSQHIPNNKGDAYNLLVFPRFKATHVLLEQGSLKETGNPLDLAIKGEGFFAVRTKAGELYTRNGHFFIDADGRLVDSKGNPVLDIADGEIFLDGTKPVTITKDGVVYQGNEKVAVLKIVAFDSVSPVGNSYYKGSGEPQPTEAEVLQGYLEMSNVDPVKEMVELINAQRRFEMYGNLIRGLDQLNQRSNEIGKV from the coding sequence ATGGCACTAACGCTTCAGACCCTCTACGTCTTGGCCGCTGGCGGCGAGAGGGCTATTGAACAGCTTGACGTTACTGCTAATAACATTGCCAATGTTAACACTCCCGGTTTTAAGAGAATCCTTGAAGAGGAGATGTCCCAGCACATACCAAACAATAAAGGAGATGCCTATAACCTCCTCGTTTTTCCCCGATTTAAGGCAACTCACGTGTTATTAGAGCAAGGGTCTCTTAAGGAAACTGGGAATCCTTTGGACCTTGCGATTAAGGGAGAAGGATTCTTTGCCGTAAGAACGAAGGCTGGGGAGCTCTACACCCGCAACGGCCACTTCTTCATAGATGCCGACGGCAGACTGGTTGATAGTAAGGGTAATCCGGTTCTTGACATAGCGGACGGTGAGATATTCTTAGATGGAACAAAACCAGTGACTATAACGAAGGACGGCGTTGTCTATCAGGGAAACGAGAAGGTAGCTGTCCTGAAAATCGTTGCTTTTGACTCGGTTTCGCCTGTTGGGAATTCCTACTATAAAGGCAGTGGGGAACCTCAACCGACGGAAGCGGAAGTTCTTCAAGGTTACTTAGAAATGTCAAACGTAGACCCTGTTAAGGAGATGGTTGAGCTTATAAACGCTCAAAGGCGTTTTGAGATGTACGGAAACCTTATAAGAGGTCTTGACCAGCTAAATCAGAGGAGCAATGAGATAGGCAAAGTGTAA
- the fliN gene encoding flagellar motor switch protein FliN, which yields MAEEEKQQNQEEKSQEELAKEWEEALKAQQELQQQQQEGSEGSSSEEDIMSAWEEALKEQKEKQASSEESPEEGDESCGEEKFELLKDIPLEVTIEVGSTSLPLEEVLKLHPNSIVELDRYIHEPVDIKVNGRLIAKGELYTVKDSYGIKITQIITPEERLKLLEE from the coding sequence ATGGCAGAGGAGGAAAAGCAGCAGAATCAGGAGGAGAAGAGCCAAGAGGAACTGGCAAAGGAGTGGGAGGAAGCTCTTAAGGCACAGCAGGAGCTCCAGCAGCAACAGCAGGAGGGTTCTGAAGGTTCTTCTTCAGAAGAGGATATAATGAGCGCTTGGGAGGAGGCGCTTAAAGAGCAAAAAGAGAAGCAGGCTTCTTCTGAGGAGAGTCCTGAAGAGGGCGATGAAAGCTGTGGAGAAGAAAAGTTTGAGCTACTTAAGGATATTCCACTTGAAGTTACAATAGAGGTAGGGAGTACCAGCCTTCCTTTAGAGGAGGTTCTTAAGCTTCACCCAAACAGCATCGTAGAACTTGACCGCTACATTCACGAGCCGGTTGATATAAAAGTAAACGGTAGGCTCATTGCAAAGGGAGAGCTCTACACTGTCAAGGATAGTTACGGTATAAAGATTACACAAATAATAACGCCAGAGGAGCGGTTAAAACTCTTAGAGGAATGA
- the fliM gene encoding flagellar motor switch protein FliM: protein MADEFLSQEEIDALLGGGESTKEEEKKDEIAPFDFSQVEHLKKGGVPGLELLFERWVKVYREEIRRLVPQVGMITKESVYITRFNNFMIKIPMPASYSIVSMKPFKDNFLFILDSRLVFVVISVMFGGPAQPFKIEGREFTKLETRIIDDLVRVTLTTFEKVWQDVYPVQLELRSIELNPALARIVSGNEKVIVVESTMDIDGYEAPFFFCFPQGMFMPIKELIFSESLFAEKDPVWENHLRKKLLKTEVRLSLEVARKQFTLREILEWKLGDSFVLDVSKGDLLKLYVEESPKFYAKLGKVRDKYAAKVVDFINGEGDGRGGKAAESGGEEPRGTGKGVGGSS, encoded by the coding sequence GTGGCTGATGAATTCCTCTCTCAGGAAGAGATAGACGCTCTTCTTGGAGGTGGAGAGTCTACTAAGGAAGAGGAAAAAAAAGATGAGATAGCGCCTTTTGATTTCTCCCAAGTAGAGCACCTTAAAAAGGGTGGCGTCCCGGGACTTGAGCTTCTCTTTGAGCGGTGGGTTAAGGTCTATAGGGAGGAGATAAGGCGCCTCGTTCCTCAGGTCGGAATGATAACTAAGGAATCCGTCTACATAACCCGTTTTAACAACTTCATGATAAAGATACCTATGCCGGCAAGCTACAGCATCGTTTCTATGAAGCCCTTTAAGGATAACTTTCTTTTTATCCTTGATTCTCGCCTTGTGTTTGTTGTTATTAGCGTTATGTTTGGGGGACCTGCCCAGCCCTTTAAGATAGAGGGTAGGGAGTTTACAAAGCTTGAAACGAGAATAATTGACGACCTTGTGAGAGTTACTCTCACCACCTTTGAAAAGGTGTGGCAGGACGTTTATCCTGTACAGCTTGAGCTCCGCTCTATAGAGCTAAACCCTGCCCTTGCCCGGATAGTCTCTGGTAACGAAAAAGTTATAGTTGTTGAGTCCACTATGGACATAGACGGCTATGAAGCTCCTTTCTTTTTCTGCTTTCCTCAGGGAATGTTCATGCCGATAAAGGAGCTCATCTTCTCTGAGTCACTTTTTGCAGAGAAGGACCCTGTATGGGAGAATCACCTGCGGAAGAAGCTTCTTAAGACGGAGGTTCGCCTCTCCCTTGAGGTAGCGAGGAAGCAGTTTACGCTTAGGGAAATTTTGGAGTGGAAGTTAGGGGACAGCTTCGTTTTAGATGTGTCTAAGGGAGACCTCCTGAAACTCTACGTTGAGGAGAGTCCCAAGTTTTATGCTAAACTTGGTAAAGTAAGAGATAAGTATGCTGCAAAGGTTGTTGACTTCATAAACGGGGAAGGAGATGGCAGAGGAGGAAAAGCAGCAGAATCAGGAGGAGAAGAGCCAAGAGGAACTGGCAAAGGAGTGGGAGGAAGCTCTTAA
- the fliG gene encoding flagellar motor switch protein FliG, with protein sequence MPEEKEQKEQEKQRTERITGPQKAAILVLTLPEDVAVNVIRKLKEHELNKLAKTILTLGTIKRDMVKLVLKEARDELAEMAPLRTAPDELRRLFEKALPPEKFRKLLEETMLTESGKVVFEELGKMDPKFIAKLIEKEHPQIIAIILSQLKPMKAAEVIQYLPKRLGVTNVREEVVKRLAMLEKVSMNTLKILTDALEDELASIGAGKEQALSGVDIAAEIVNNLPKELAQELLDEIRKENPSLADAIEERMFKFEDIVKLDNRAIIEILKAVDKNDLLLSLKGAPEEILNKFLSNMSKRASQMFLEDLEALGPVRKSDVEKARKKVIAIIKKMAEEGKIDISGSEEMI encoded by the coding sequence ATGCCTGAAGAGAAGGAACAAAAAGAACAGGAGAAGCAGAGAACAGAGAGAATTACCGGTCCTCAAAAAGCGGCGATTCTGGTACTTACTTTACCCGAGGATGTTGCTGTTAACGTCATAAGGAAGCTCAAGGAGCACGAGCTTAATAAGCTTGCTAAGACGATACTTACTCTCGGGACGATAAAGAGGGATATGGTAAAGCTCGTCCTTAAAGAGGCACGGGACGAGCTGGCAGAGATGGCTCCTTTGAGAACAGCTCCTGATGAGCTCAGGAGGCTTTTTGAGAAGGCTCTCCCTCCCGAAAAGTTTAGGAAGCTCCTTGAAGAGACGATGCTTACCGAGTCCGGGAAGGTAGTCTTTGAAGAGCTCGGCAAGATGGACCCTAAGTTTATTGCGAAACTCATAGAAAAGGAACATCCTCAGATAATTGCTATTATCCTTTCCCAACTAAAGCCTATGAAGGCTGCAGAGGTTATTCAGTACCTTCCAAAGAGGCTCGGTGTAACTAACGTTAGAGAAGAGGTTGTTAAACGCCTCGCTATGCTTGAAAAGGTCTCAATGAACACCCTTAAGATACTTACAGACGCCCTTGAGGACGAGCTTGCATCTATCGGTGCAGGTAAAGAGCAGGCACTTAGCGGCGTTGACATTGCCGCTGAAATAGTTAACAACTTGCCGAAAGAACTGGCTCAGGAGCTCCTTGACGAGATACGGAAAGAGAATCCCTCCCTTGCCGATGCAATTGAAGAGAGGATGTTCAAGTTTGAAGATATCGTCAAGCTTGACAACAGGGCAATCATTGAGATACTTAAAGCAGTTGATAAGAACGACCTTCTCCTTTCCCTCAAGGGAGCTCCAGAAGAAATCCTCAACAAGTTCCTCTCCAACATGTCTAAGCGTGCTTCTCAGATGTTCCTTGAGGATTTGGAGGCCCTTGGACCTGTTAGGAAGTCTGACGTTGAAAAGGCCAGAAAGAAAGTCATTGCTATAATTAAGAAAATGGCGGAAGAAGGCAAGATAGATATTAGCGGCTCTGAAGAGATGATCTAA
- a CDS encoding YqhA family protein, which yields MKFLERFFEGLLWRSRLMVLFAVIFSLVAAFGMFIVASVEIYEPISHVFKNSFHLSAEEHEKLVSSIVGAIDLFLIATVLIIFSLGLYELFISKIDEAESDERSSKILAIHSLDDLKEKLAKVVLMVLIVTFFKYAIHIKYETPLETLYLAVGVLMLALALYFSHKNH from the coding sequence ATGAAGTTTCTGGAAAGGTTTTTTGAGGGTTTGCTGTGGCGTTCAAGGCTAATGGTTCTCTTTGCCGTTATTTTCTCCCTCGTTGCAGCTTTTGGGATGTTTATAGTGGCCTCTGTAGAGATATACGAACCTATTAGCCACGTATTTAAAAACTCTTTCCACCTAAGTGCTGAGGAGCACGAAAAGCTCGTGAGCTCTATTGTCGGTGCTATAGACCTTTTCCTCATAGCTACAGTTCTCATCATCTTTTCCCTCGGTCTATACGAACTCTTCATAAGCAAGATTGATGAGGCCGAGAGTGACGAGAGGTCTTCTAAAATCCTTGCTATTCACAGCCTTGACGACCTGAAGGAGAAGCTGGCGAAGGTCGTCTTAATGGTTCTCATCGTTACGTTCTTTAAGTATGCTATTCACATTAAGTATGAGACCCCTCTTGAAACACTTTACCTCGCTGTTGGAGTTTTAATGCTTGCTTTAGCCCTTTACTTTAGCCACAAGAATCACTGA
- a CDS encoding SLC13 family permease: protein MGHGMGSHETVGGLIQAFNLHLTKAELAELSVLLFVATYAMILLEKFFHRTIAALVGASLVLVIGVITPEKAWEAIDQNTILLLFGMMNIVTVMGKSGFFHIVAAKAVKLTKGSPTRVLWVFSLLTAVFSAFLDNVTTVLFMAPVMINIAERLKLNPIPYLIAIVLASNTGGTATLIGDPPNIIIGSIAGKTFNDFLIEVAPYAIIAFILGLIVMHMMMAKGGFLEAKATEEELREVLSGKVDESLIDRKLMKKSVGIFLITIVLFVVGHNLGLEPGVIALLMATILAFISGLSPAWILEKVEWTTLIFFMGLFMVVGALEVNGVFETAANWLIQEIGNNIHAGILIVGFTSAIISGFVDNIPFTMSMAYVLKGMEAQMGSIMDPLWWSLSLGACLGGNLTLIGASANIVTADIAERNGYKIDFFRFMKYGTPVAVVTVVVALLLFYVEHTIFGGI from the coding sequence ATGGGTCACGGAATGGGTAGTCATGAAACGGTTGGAGGACTAATTCAGGCCTTTAACCTCCACCTTACAAAAGCAGAGCTGGCGGAGCTCTCCGTTCTTCTTTTTGTAGCAACCTACGCAATGATACTCCTTGAAAAGTTCTTCCACAGGACGATTGCAGCCCTTGTTGGAGCTTCCTTAGTTCTGGTTATCGGCGTCATTACACCGGAGAAAGCATGGGAAGCGATAGACCAGAATACCATACTCCTACTCTTTGGAATGATGAACATCGTTACGGTTATGGGTAAAAGTGGCTTTTTCCATATAGTTGCTGCAAAAGCTGTAAAGCTAACGAAGGGTTCACCTACGAGAGTTCTGTGGGTTTTCTCCCTCCTAACGGCTGTTTTCTCTGCATTCCTTGATAACGTTACGACGGTTCTCTTTATGGCCCCTGTAATGATAAACATAGCTGAAAGACTTAAGCTTAACCCGATTCCCTACCTTATAGCTATTGTCCTTGCATCAAACACGGGAGGTACTGCAACGCTTATCGGTGACCCGCCGAACATCATCATTGGTAGCATTGCAGGAAAGACCTTTAACGACTTCCTGATAGAAGTAGCACCTTACGCCATTATTGCCTTCATTCTGGGACTTATCGTTATGCACATGATGATGGCTAAGGGAGGCTTCTTAGAGGCAAAAGCTACCGAAGAGGAGCTCAGGGAAGTCCTTTCTGGTAAGGTTGACGAGTCGCTCATTGACAGAAAACTTATGAAAAAGTCTGTAGGCATTTTTCTCATTACAATCGTTCTCTTTGTTGTTGGCCACAACTTGGGACTTGAGCCGGGGGTAATCGCACTCTTAATGGCTACTATCTTAGCCTTTATCAGCGGTCTTTCTCCTGCTTGGATACTTGAGAAGGTTGAGTGGACTACACTTATATTCTTCATGGGACTCTTTATGGTCGTTGGAGCCCTTGAGGTTAACGGCGTCTTTGAAACGGCTGCCAACTGGCTCATCCAAGAAATTGGGAACAATATCCACGCAGGAATTCTAATCGTTGGCTTTACTTCAGCGATAATTTCCGGTTTTGTTGACAACATACCCTTTACAATGTCTATGGCCTACGTCCTAAAGGGTATGGAAGCCCAAATGGGAAGCATTATGGATCCCCTCTGGTGGTCCCTTTCCCTTGGTGCGTGTCTTGGTGGTAACCTCACGCTTATTGGAGCTTCTGCAAACATAGTTACTGCAGACATTGCTGAAAGGAACGGTTACAAGATTGACTTCTTCAGATTCATGAAGTACGGAACACCCGTTGCCGTTGTAACTGTTGTGGTAGCCCTCCTTCTCTTCTACGTTGAACACACAATATTCGGCGGAATTTAA
- a CDS encoding DNA repair protein RecN: MIEELRLYKFGLISAELSFSPGFNVIIGETGAGKSLLLSSIDFLKGAKSDVVSEGSFVEAVFSFEDEEVFVRREIKGGRSRYFLNGMRVPQKLVEEKVARFLIFQSQRQSIELLKPSYQIEVLDRVSGVSSLLESYKELYHAYREKQKELESLKADAAEKEREIDILKFQIEEIESANLREGEEEELLELKKVVSQAEKVKSLRELVRFNLYDGEGAALEKIGEVLSSLEELEMFSDLVKRLSNLYYELEAVYFELEKRLEVPDEDISLEAIEDRLYEIERIKRKYGGSLEKVKEFLERSKERLEVLENLDFELEKKEKELEELRRELQEISAKISAKRKAGAKELKAVLIDSFRELKMESARFEVLLEELPDFTPKGKDRVTFLFSGNPKLSLSPLSDSISGGELSRFLLSVLALFSFPEVTMVFDEIDAGMSGKVLTKVAGKLRDIAKSQQVIAVTHSPQVVAAADRVFKVEKSPSGSVTVRVLDEEEKKKEIAIMISGDVSEGSLRAADELIKKWEE, from the coding sequence ATGATAGAAGAACTGAGGCTCTACAAATTTGGCTTGATATCTGCAGAGCTCTCCTTCTCTCCCGGCTTTAACGTCATCATCGGAGAAACGGGCGCCGGTAAATCCCTTCTCCTTAGTTCAATAGATTTCCTAAAAGGGGCAAAGAGTGATGTAGTTTCTGAGGGCTCCTTTGTAGAGGCGGTTTTCTCTTTTGAGGATGAGGAGGTATTCGTAAGGAGAGAAATAAAAGGGGGACGTTCCCGCTACTTCTTAAACGGCATGAGAGTCCCCCAGAAGCTTGTTGAGGAGAAGGTAGCGAGGTTTCTCATATTTCAGTCCCAGAGGCAGTCTATAGAGCTCCTAAAACCTTCCTACCAGATTGAGGTTCTTGATAGAGTTTCTGGGGTTAGCTCCCTCCTTGAAAGCTATAAGGAGCTCTACCACGCCTACAGGGAAAAGCAAAAAGAACTTGAATCCCTTAAAGCTGATGCAGCGGAAAAAGAAAGGGAGATAGATATCCTGAAGTTTCAGATAGAGGAGATTGAGTCTGCTAATTTACGGGAAGGAGAGGAGGAGGAGCTCTTAGAGCTCAAGAAAGTAGTCTCGCAAGCAGAGAAGGTTAAATCCCTCAGGGAGCTTGTTCGCTTTAACCTTTACGATGGAGAAGGAGCTGCCCTTGAGAAGATAGGTGAGGTTCTCTCTTCCCTTGAAGAGCTTGAAATGTTTTCTGACCTTGTTAAACGGCTAAGCAACCTCTACTATGAGCTTGAGGCCGTCTACTTTGAGCTTGAGAAAAGACTTGAAGTTCCAGATGAGGATATCTCCTTAGAAGCAATAGAGGATAGGCTCTACGAGATTGAGAGGATAAAGAGAAAGTACGGTGGAAGCTTAGAGAAAGTAAAGGAGTTCTTGGAGCGCTCAAAGGAAAGGCTTGAAGTTCTTGAAAACCTTGACTTTGAACTTGAGAAAAAGGAAAAGGAGCTGGAGGAACTAAGAAGGGAACTTCAGGAGATTTCAGCGAAAATTTCAGCCAAAAGGAAGGCGGGAGCGAAAGAGCTTAAAGCGGTACTCATTGACTCCTTTAGAGAGCTTAAAATGGAGTCTGCCCGCTTTGAGGTTTTATTAGAGGAACTCCCAGATTTTACGCCTAAAGGGAAGGACAGAGTTACCTTTCTCTTCTCCGGAAACCCAAAACTTTCCCTTTCCCCGCTATCTGATTCTATTTCCGGTGGAGAGCTCTCTAGGTTTCTTCTCTCTGTGCTTGCCCTTTTCTCTTTCCCGGAAGTCACTATGGTTTTTGATGAGATTGATGCGGGTATGTCCGGGAAGGTCCTTACAAAGGTTGCAGGGAAGTTAAGGGATATTGCTAAAAGTCAGCAAGTTATTGCTGTAACGCATTCTCCTCAGGTAGTTGCCGCAGCAGATAGGGTCTTTAAGGTGGAGAAGTCTCCAAGCGGTAGCGTTACCGTTAGAGTCCTTGACGAGGAAGAGAAGAAAAAAGAAATTGCTATAATGATTTCTGGAGATGTAAGTGAGGGTAGCCTTAGAGCTGCCGATGAGTTGATAAAGAAGTGGGAGGAGTGA